Proteins from a single region of Streptomyces sp. Tu 3180:
- a CDS encoding DUF6480 family protein, with the protein MKHVSPDPEPERSTGLEPGGGVPPGETPPVESSMPEAGPRETHNPPKGWAKAPLTLILVLVALVAAFFLAYALVLIL; encoded by the coding sequence ATGAAACACGTCAGTCCAGACCCCGAACCCGAACGCAGCACCGGCCTCGAACCGGGCGGCGGCGTCCCCCCGGGCGAGACCCCGCCCGTCGAGAGCAGCATGCCCGAGGCCGGCCCCCGGGAGACCCACAACCCTCCCAAGGGCTGGGCCAAGGCGCCCCTGACCCTGATCCTCGTCCTCGTCGCGCTGGTCGCGGCCTTCTTCCTCGCCTACGCCCTCGTGCTCATCCTCTGA